A single window of Salvia splendens isolate huo1 chromosome 8, SspV2, whole genome shotgun sequence DNA harbors:
- the LOC121745186 gene encoding glycylpeptide N-tetradecanoyltransferase 1-like gives MAGYSEPNENHVTSGDNSESPENESEVSIDALARKVQESLSLAKRHKFWETQPVGQFNELGDTSLPEGPIEQPTPLSEVKQEPYNLPSPYEWITCDIDSEEVCAEVYNLLTNNYVEDDENMFRFNYSKEFLRWALRPPGYFRSWHIGVRVKSSKKLVAFITGIPARIRVRNTVVLMAEVNFLCVHKKLRSKRLAPVMIKEVTRRVHLENIWQAAYTAGVVLPTPVTTCQYWHRSLNPKKLIEVGFSRLGARMTMSRTIKLYKLSDQTATPGFRKMEPHDVPAVTRLLRNYLQQFAVAPDFDVDDVEHWLLPKEDVVESYMVESSETHEITDFCSFYSLPSSILGNQNHSVLKAAYSYYNVSTKTPLLQLMSDALIVAKKKDFDVFNALDVMHNETFLKELKFGPGDGKLHYYLYNYRLKHVLRSSELGLVLL, from the coding sequence ATGGCCGGTTACAGTGAACCAAATGAGAATCATGTTACATCCGGTGACAATAGTGAATCTCCGGAAAACGAGAGTGAGGTATCGATTGATGCATTGGCGAGGAAGGTGCAAGAATCTTTGTCACTTGCGAAGAGGCATAAGTTTTGGGAAACCCAGCCTGTAGGACAGTTCAATGAACTCGGTGATACGAGCCTGCCTGAAGGTCCGATTGAGCAGCCAACGCCACTTTCCGAGGTCAAGCAGGAGCCCTACAACCTCCCATCTCCTTACGAGTGGATAACATGTGATATAGACTCGGAAGAGGTTTGTGCAGAGGTGTATAATTTGCTGACCAACAATTATGTTGAGGATGACGAGAACATGTTCAGGTTCAATTACTCGAAAGAGTTTCTCCGGTGGGCACTCCGCCCTCCTGGCTATTTCAGGAGCTGGCACATAGGGGTTAGGGTGAAGAGTTCGAAAAAGTTGGTTGCGTTCATTACTGGCATCCCTGCAAGAATCCGGGTTCGTAACACTGTTGTGTTGATGGCGGAAGTAAACTTCCTGTGTGTTCACAAGAAGCTCCGATCAAAGAGGCTTGCTCCGGTCATGATCAAAGAGGTTACCCGGAGGGTCCATCTCGAGAATATCTGGCAAGCGGCTTATACAGCTGGTGTTGTCCTTCCTACGCCCGTCACAACTTGTCAGTATTGGCATAGATCTTTGAACCCAAAGAAGCTCATTGAAGTTGGGTTTTCTAGGCTTGGTGCGAGGATGACAATGAGTCGCACAATCAAGCTGTACAAGCTATCAGATCAGACGGCCACACCTGGTTTCAGGAAAATGGAGCCTCACGACGTCCCTGCAGTCACTCGTCTGCTTAGGAACTATCTGCAGCAGTTTGCTGTTGCGCCAGACTTTGATGTGGATGACGTAGAACACTGGCTGCTTCCGAAGGAGGATGTTGTGGAAAGCTATATGGTCGAAAGCTCTGAAACTCATGAGATTACCGACTTCTGCAGTTTTTACAGTCTCCCTTCTTCCATACTAGGCAACCAGAACCATTCTGTTTTGAAGGCTGCGTATTCTTATTACAATGTTTCGACCAAGACTCCGTTGCTTCAGCTAATGAGTGATGCCCTCATTGTTGCCAAGAAGAAGGACTTTGATGTGTTCAACGCGCTGGATGTCATGCACAACGAGACCTTCTTGAAAGAACTGAAATTTGGGCCGGGAGATGGCAAGCTGCACTACTACCTCTACAACTATCggctaaagcatgttttgagaTCGTCGGAGCTAGGCCTTGTGCTCTTATAG